One part of the [Pantoea] beijingensis genome encodes these proteins:
- a CDS encoding KTSC domain-containing protein, with protein sequence MKRTAVSSSNLASVGYDVDSLTLEVEFLNGSIYQYYDVPEGVFDEMLNAGSVGSYFSHNVRNSYATQKV encoded by the coding sequence ATGAAAAGAACAGCTGTTAGCTCTTCAAATTTAGCATCAGTAGGATATGACGTTGATTCGCTCACTCTCGAAGTAGAGTTTTTAAATGGGAGTATCTATCAATATTACGATGTTCCAGAAGGTGTTTTTGACGAAATGCTAAATGCTGGGTCTGTAGGTTCTTATTTTAGCCATAATGTTAGAAACAGTTACGCAACACAAAAAGTTTGA
- a CDS encoding SIR2 family protein, which translates to MTASVHNPDTYMFDFRQIVTNGRKKIGILIGAGAPVSINVAESGGYEPLIPNIEGLTKHVKLSLSNELLLIFEKLEGNQKENNLEKILSDVRTLADIIGDHEVHGANAEKYKELELAICSKIKEVVSKSLPEKENPYSELISWINGINRSHGVEIFTTNYDLLCEDALERSQTPFFDGFTGSRFSFFDPASISTNDLPPRWVRLWKLHGSIGWMMRENGQVTRIPECDISNMVYPSHIKYSQTQAAPFSALFERLKSFLMEPDSLLITTGFSFADAHISSKISECLSANPTSAVLAFQYKKLEEEVYAVDLAKRNPNLSIYCKDGAVINTINAIWKTGELPSRNWGNVRKEYLDKDRNFTLGDFRLLARFLAIAGGEIATSSEPPEVIIEAQQNEQ; encoded by the coding sequence ATGACCGCGTCTGTTCACAACCCTGATACATATATGTTCGATTTTAGGCAGATCGTAACAAATGGAAGAAAGAAAATAGGCATATTGATAGGAGCTGGTGCTCCGGTGAGTATTAATGTAGCTGAGAGTGGTGGTTATGAACCATTAATCCCAAACATCGAAGGGCTTACAAAACATGTTAAATTATCTTTGAGCAATGAACTTCTTTTAATATTTGAAAAACTCGAAGGAAATCAAAAAGAAAATAACCTAGAGAAAATACTTTCAGATGTGAGAACATTAGCTGACATAATCGGTGATCATGAAGTCCATGGCGCAAATGCTGAAAAGTACAAAGAGCTTGAACTAGCAATTTGCTCAAAAATAAAAGAAGTTGTAAGCAAATCATTACCAGAAAAAGAAAACCCATATAGCGAATTGATTTCATGGATAAATGGAATAAATCGAAGCCATGGTGTTGAGATTTTCACTACAAATTATGATCTTTTATGTGAAGACGCTTTAGAGCGATCTCAGACACCTTTTTTTGACGGCTTTACTGGCTCAAGATTTTCTTTTTTTGACCCAGCTAGTATCTCCACAAATGATTTACCTCCAAGATGGGTGAGGTTGTGGAAGTTACACGGCTCAATAGGTTGGATGATGAGGGAAAATGGACAAGTAACGAGAATTCCTGAATGTGATATATCAAATATGGTCTACCCCTCACATATTAAGTATTCTCAAACTCAAGCAGCTCCTTTTTCAGCATTATTTGAACGCTTAAAAAGCTTTCTTATGGAACCGGACTCTTTATTGATTACGACTGGATTCTCTTTTGCTGATGCTCATATCTCTTCCAAAATTAGCGAATGTTTATCGGCTAATCCTACAAGTGCAGTATTAGCATTCCAATATAAAAAGCTCGAAGAAGAAGTTTATGCTGTCGACTTAGCAAAACGTAACCCTAACTTGAGCATTTACTGCAAAGACGGCGCAGTTATAAACACTATCAATGCAATATGGAAGACAGGCGAACTTCCAAGTAGAAATTGGGGAAATGTCCGAAAAGAATATTTAGACAAGGATAGGAATTTCACTTTAGGTGACTTTAGGTTATTAGCAAGATTCCTAGCTATAGCAGGTGGCGAAATAGCAACATCTTCAGAGCCACCGGAAGTAATTATTGAGGCCCAACAAAATGAACAATAA
- a CDS encoding GNAT family N-acetyltransferase, producing MAQKIVNHRIIAAAHAVAARPSHAERPFFIFDADTALKQARHLTAACKEYFPDAVIAVSVKSCSLGIFLRLIAEEGLSAEVCSSDEFKLALKAGFTGDRIILDGPYKNSEDLNLALDKEALIHVDSAHELREINRLLSSQNRKVDIGIRLSHFYCDSQRSRFGVTAEEFRSEIIPLLRTCPNISLRGFHLHAGSNLENPSKVADSLRDWLPFLVENMPEGGHLDMGSGFPADSFSPDVDAPTAQPEAFFKAIFSVLAEYDLALPAKWKLIFEPGRTLSEDHGYAVGKTVSMKNRYDSEVIQTNLGINWIPSVHNWHHSLLPLGSRECPADDTAQILAGFNCFENDCLFPRGALHLGEKQLFIIRGCGAYDLQTANEWTRTKPPVYALLNEEIITARLPSPALPSARLDLMYAEQSICVDENIQLAPASSRFAAELFSVVDNNREEFSRFMAWPRFVKTVDDESCFLDACLLAHQKNEGKTYVILYNDAAVGLLSFNSIDSANKTAYIGYWLDMRMRGQGVITRALNELIKYYSDRKLINRYVIKCSVNNTKSNEVARRCGFALEGKMRKAELLNGIFHDQNIYGHIAP from the coding sequence ATGGCGCAAAAAATAGTTAACCATCGCATCATTGCGGCAGCTCACGCGGTTGCTGCACGACCATCCCATGCGGAACGTCCTTTTTTTATTTTTGATGCTGATACGGCCCTGAAACAAGCCCGGCATCTGACTGCGGCTTGTAAAGAGTACTTCCCGGATGCCGTTATTGCAGTTTCGGTTAAGTCATGTTCTCTGGGGATATTTCTGCGCCTGATTGCTGAAGAGGGACTGAGCGCAGAAGTCTGCTCTTCAGACGAGTTTAAGCTGGCCCTGAAGGCCGGCTTTACCGGCGATCGAATCATTCTTGACGGTCCATATAAAAACTCCGAGGATCTTAATCTGGCCCTGGATAAGGAAGCCCTGATCCATGTCGACAGCGCCCATGAGTTACGTGAAATTAATCGACTACTGTCCAGTCAAAACCGGAAGGTCGACATTGGCATAAGGCTGTCACACTTCTACTGTGACTCACAGCGCTCCCGCTTCGGTGTAACCGCTGAAGAGTTCAGGAGTGAAATCATTCCTCTCCTGCGCACCTGTCCGAATATCAGCCTCAGGGGATTTCATCTGCATGCCGGGTCCAACCTTGAGAACCCTTCAAAAGTCGCTGACAGCCTCCGGGACTGGCTGCCGTTTCTGGTAGAAAACATGCCAGAGGGGGGCCATCTTGATATGGGCAGCGGATTCCCGGCGGACTCGTTTTCACCGGACGTGGATGCACCAACAGCGCAACCTGAAGCGTTTTTCAAGGCTATTTTTAGCGTTCTGGCTGAGTATGATCTTGCTTTACCTGCAAAGTGGAAACTTATTTTCGAACCCGGAAGAACCCTCAGCGAAGACCATGGATATGCGGTTGGCAAAACTGTCAGTATGAAAAACCGCTATGACTCAGAGGTTATCCAGACAAATCTTGGGATCAACTGGATACCTTCCGTGCATAACTGGCACCACTCCCTGTTACCATTAGGCAGCAGGGAGTGCCCCGCGGATGATACTGCGCAGATACTCGCCGGTTTTAACTGCTTTGAGAACGACTGCCTTTTCCCCAGAGGAGCGCTTCATCTTGGTGAAAAGCAGTTATTTATTATCCGCGGTTGCGGTGCATATGATTTACAGACGGCTAACGAATGGACCCGGACTAAGCCCCCGGTTTATGCCTTGCTGAACGAAGAAATCATCACTGCAAGGCTTCCGTCGCCAGCCTTACCTTCTGCCAGACTGGATCTTATGTATGCCGAACAGTCCATCTGCGTTGATGAGAATATACAACTGGCGCCCGCCTCTTCCCGCTTTGCCGCAGAGCTTTTCAGCGTGGTTGATAACAACCGGGAGGAATTCAGCAGATTTATGGCATGGCCCCGGTTTGTTAAAACGGTAGATGATGAGTCCTGCTTTCTTGACGCCTGTCTTTTGGCTCATCAGAAAAATGAGGGAAAAACGTATGTTATTTTATACAACGATGCGGCAGTGGGCTTACTGTCATTCAACAGTATCGACAGCGCTAATAAAACCGCATATATCGGATACTGGCTCGATATGAGGATGCGGGGGCAGGGTGTAATAACCAGAGCCCTGAACGAGCTGATAAAATATTATTCGGACCGGAAATTAATAAACCGGTACGTAATAAAATGCTCAGTCAATAACACAAAAAGTAATGAAGTCGCCAGACGCTGCGGTTTTGCCCTGGAAGGCAAAATGCGGAAGGCCGAGTTACTTAACGGTATTTTTCACGATCAGAATATATACGGTCATATAGCGCCGTGA
- a CDS encoding ogr/Delta-like zinc finger family protein, protein MMRPYCKSPAHAKSSRYMSEQVKERYHQCTNLDCSCTFKTNESITKVITSPPPPETVENVAPIPVKGRQTLGRYGSAFRITH, encoded by the coding sequence ATGATGCGCCCTTACTGCAAAAGCCCGGCGCACGCTAAATCCAGCCGCTATATGTCCGAGCAGGTAAAAGAGCGTTATCACCAGTGCACGAATCTGGATTGCTCCTGCACGTTTAAGACGAATGAAAGCATCACGAAAGTCATAACCTCGCCGCCACCGCCGGAAACAGTTGAGAACGTTGCGCCGATACCGGTTAAAGGACGGCAGACGTTAGGACGATACGGCTCAGCATTTCGAATCACTCATTAA
- a CDS encoding class I SAM-dependent methyltransferase yields MSAYRSVYVASSRYCFSKTSSSAEGIDISEIAISTAREKATAMGAQDKLRYQVSDACLLPFSDDTFTHILGGCNFAFIQERSKALAEVVRVLRPQGVICTSNFYYRKKTGQEIINSVYNAIGFRPDPDWTLKYWHDFFAREDLELYDEKNHELSSQPQEELKENLLRYVSTENEFTRELDETIQNAFYERYLAIREPLNDQRDYQGVTIQLWRKK; encoded by the coding sequence GTGAGCGCCTACCGAAGCGTATACGTAGCCAGCTCCCGGTACTGTTTCAGCAAGACGAGCTCTTCTGCTGAGGGAATTGATATTTCTGAAATAGCCATCAGCACTGCCCGTGAAAAAGCAACTGCGATGGGCGCCCAGGATAAATTACGCTATCAGGTGTCTGATGCTTGCCTTCTCCCTTTTAGCGACGACACTTTTACGCATATTCTCGGTGGATGTAACTTCGCGTTTATTCAGGAAAGAAGTAAAGCGCTGGCTGAAGTGGTACGGGTGCTGAGACCCCAAGGCGTAATCTGTACGTCAAATTTTTACTACAGGAAGAAAACCGGTCAAGAAATCATTAACAGTGTTTACAATGCGATAGGTTTCAGACCCGATCCTGATTGGACACTTAAATACTGGCATGATTTTTTTGCCCGAGAGGACCTTGAATTATATGACGAAAAAAATCACGAGTTGTCATCTCAGCCCCAAGAGGAGCTTAAAGAAAACCTGCTGCGCTATGTCTCCACTGAGAATGAATTTACCCGTGAGTTGGACGAAACCATTCAGAATGCTTTTTATGAGCGCTATCTTGCTATCCGCGAACCTCTCAACGATCAACGCGACTATCAGGGGGTAACCATACAGTTATGGCGCAAAAAATAG
- a CDS encoding ATP-binding protein, translating to MNNKIKSTSIGIISSISSSSVTIKLSQSVISGLLVIEGRTHKVGQVGSFVKIPQGYNDLYGIVASSNESSTIDKDDNISSDNRAMTVELIGESSCGFFDRGISQYPSVGDDVHMVLDSDLKVVYGSDSDNLINVGKLSSSESIDVNLDIDKLVTRHSAVVGSTGSGKSTSVSGLLRSICTLNNNWNGSSRIILIDMHGEYSSALRDIAKIFSIDPMKGESKLNIPYWALPTDKLIDFLCGNINDVSKSSMIEFIVEEKKKSLNENGINYINESKVTSFTPLPFNLKKLWFKTIFDDTATYSNKEFTTPAYKDGISGDYSTLTPPKFIPPGTSSSPPFKKGNNVLTKQLNLMKARLLDSQYSFFLSPDGYTPDDKGVISKDLDTLLGEWLNHDKPISILDLSGMPSTQLDMLLSSIMSIIFEASLWGRNLKSGIKKNPVLFVLEEAHRYLSNKEDGLTSNLVQRIAKEGRKFGVGLMIISQRPSEIDDTILSQCGTLFALRLTNNSDRSKVKAAMSDGLSALIDSLPILRTGEAIIIGESVKLPSRCKFKLPPQGFYPDSQDPEVSKAWAEPRDPKRDYSKLIEAWRLSKPIKEDN from the coding sequence ATGAACAATAAAATTAAATCAACCTCAATTGGCATAATATCTTCAATCTCAAGCTCATCTGTAACCATCAAGCTTTCTCAAAGTGTAATTTCAGGCTTACTTGTTATAGAGGGTAGAACACATAAGGTTGGTCAAGTCGGAAGCTTTGTGAAAATACCACAAGGTTATAATGATCTTTATGGCATCGTTGCATCAAGCAATGAAAGTTCAACCATAGATAAAGACGATAATATATCCTCTGACAATAGAGCTATGACCGTTGAACTAATTGGTGAGAGTTCATGCGGTTTTTTTGATAGGGGAATAAGCCAATACCCATCTGTTGGTGATGATGTTCACATGGTGTTAGATTCGGACTTAAAAGTGGTTTACGGTTCAGATAGTGATAATCTAATAAATGTAGGGAAATTGTCTAGTTCAGAAAGCATTGATGTTAACTTAGATATTGATAAGTTAGTAACAAGACACTCTGCAGTTGTTGGTTCTACTGGCTCAGGTAAATCAACAAGTGTGTCTGGTTTACTCCGCTCGATATGTACGCTTAATAATAATTGGAATGGCTCGTCACGAATAATTTTGATAGATATGCATGGGGAATATTCTTCTGCACTTAGAGATATAGCAAAAATATTCTCCATTGATCCTATGAAAGGTGAAAGCAAATTAAACATCCCCTATTGGGCACTCCCAACGGACAAATTAATTGATTTTCTCTGCGGGAATATAAACGATGTTAGCAAAAGCTCCATGATTGAATTCATTGTTGAAGAAAAGAAAAAGTCACTTAATGAAAATGGTATAAATTACATAAATGAAAGCAAAGTAACTTCATTCACTCCATTGCCATTTAATCTAAAAAAACTGTGGTTTAAAACTATATTTGATGACACAGCAACATATTCTAATAAAGAATTTACGACCCCTGCATACAAGGATGGAATTTCCGGTGATTACTCCACGCTAACACCGCCTAAGTTTATACCACCGGGAACATCAAGTTCGCCACCATTTAAGAAAGGAAATAACGTATTAACTAAACAGTTGAACCTTATGAAAGCAAGGCTTCTTGATAGTCAATACTCATTTTTCCTTTCTCCTGATGGGTATACACCTGATGATAAAGGAGTAATAAGTAAAGATCTTGATACCCTTCTTGGTGAATGGCTGAATCATGATAAGCCGATTTCTATATTGGACTTATCTGGAATGCCGTCAACACAACTAGACATGCTATTAAGCTCAATAATGAGCATAATATTTGAAGCATCTTTATGGGGACGTAATCTTAAATCAGGGATAAAGAAGAATCCTGTGTTATTCGTTCTTGAAGAAGCACATAGATACTTATCAAACAAAGAAGATGGTTTAACAAGCAATTTAGTTCAAAGAATAGCTAAAGAAGGACGCAAGTTCGGCGTTGGCCTTATGATTATCAGTCAAAGGCCATCAGAAATAGATGATACAATTTTATCTCAGTGTGGAACACTATTTGCGTTACGATTGACTAACAACAGCGATCGTTCCAAAGTTAAAGCAGCAATGTCTGATGGGCTAAGTGCACTCATTGATTCATTACCAATCCTAAGGACAGGAGAAGCCATAATTATTGGTGAGTCAGTCAAATTACCATCTAGGTGCAAGTTTAAATTACCACCTCAAGGATTCTACCCTGATAGTCAAGACCCTGAAGTTAGTAAGGCTTGGGCTGAACCACGAGATCCAAAAAGAGATTATTCTAAACTCATTGAAGCATGGCGTTTAAGCAAACCAATTAAAGAGGATAATTAA